Proteins found in one Amycolatopsis umgeniensis genomic segment:
- a CDS encoding VOC family protein encodes MKVMPIRYTSDVEAMTRFYEALGLRVGPVSRPGGWVELPADGGTLAIHQSSGEDAGRCELAFEAVEPLEDVAERLRAAGFEPGPPMDEGFGYSMRVQDPDGVWVQLNLYERDLYT; translated from the coding sequence ATGAAGGTCATGCCGATCCGCTACACCTCGGACGTCGAGGCCATGACGCGGTTCTACGAGGCACTCGGCCTGCGGGTCGGGCCGGTGTCGCGGCCCGGTGGCTGGGTCGAACTGCCCGCCGACGGCGGAACGCTGGCCATCCATCAGTCGTCCGGCGAGGACGCGGGCCGCTGCGAGCTGGCTTTCGAAGCCGTCGAACCGCTGGAAGACGTCGCGGAACGTCTGCGGGCGGCCGGATTCGAGCCGGGGCCGCCGATGGACGAAGGCTTCGGGTACTCGATGCGTGTCCAGGATCCCGACGGCGTGTGGGTGCAGCTCAACCTGTACGAGCGAGATCTCTACACGTGA
- a CDS encoding MFS transporter, producing the protein MTGVRLAVGIVALEFAAAVTGFVASTLLPVVAADLDAKDSLGLLIAGSTLGLFVALPLASRVLARLGPRGTLAAGMTAYLGGLLLAAVSRSAWMFALGQFTAGLASGLLAVFGISSAIRHLDDSLRIRVVAASSAMWIVPALVGPAATLGLEHLVGWRWTLLLPVPFVLFGRLLVVRATRGDPSPDDPPRPLLKTLSIPLGATCVVFSMGFWPLALAGAAITVVGMIAILPAGTARLRPGTPAALGAMVLFAIGYFGADSLITVLLTTGFGVSLGQAAIVLSAAPLGWAVTSLVATRFTSALFPFVGLSLTALGTAVLALGGSFTLALVAWTVAGIGVGLAYPGLYIRATTADSSGFTAAELATAVITAECVGQLLGRAVGGALSTSVTGLFASYSLFAMALAAAAIAARRSR; encoded by the coding sequence GTGACAGGGGTCCGGCTGGCGGTCGGCATCGTCGCGCTCGAGTTCGCGGCCGCCGTGACCGGCTTCGTCGCCTCCACCCTGCTGCCCGTCGTCGCCGCTGATCTCGACGCGAAGGACAGTCTCGGACTCCTGATCGCCGGCTCGACGCTGGGCCTGTTCGTCGCGCTTCCCTTGGCGAGCCGGGTCCTCGCCCGCCTGGGCCCGCGAGGCACACTGGCCGCCGGGATGACCGCCTATCTCGGCGGCCTTCTCCTGGCCGCGGTGTCCAGGTCGGCGTGGATGTTCGCCCTCGGCCAGTTCACCGCCGGGCTCGCGAGTGGTCTCCTGGCGGTTTTCGGGATCAGCTCGGCGATCCGGCATCTCGACGACAGCCTGCGGATCCGCGTCGTCGCCGCGTCCTCGGCGATGTGGATCGTTCCCGCGCTGGTCGGCCCCGCCGCGACCCTCGGCCTCGAACATCTCGTGGGCTGGCGCTGGACACTGCTGCTGCCGGTGCCGTTCGTCCTTTTCGGACGGTTGCTGGTCGTGCGCGCCACCCGCGGCGACCCGTCCCCCGATGACCCGCCGCGCCCGCTTCTGAAGACACTGTCGATTCCGCTCGGGGCGACGTGTGTCGTGTTCAGTATGGGTTTCTGGCCGCTCGCGCTCGCCGGAGCGGCGATCACCGTCGTCGGGATGATCGCGATCCTGCCCGCGGGCACCGCACGCCTGCGCCCCGGAACCCCCGCCGCGCTGGGCGCGATGGTGTTGTTCGCGATCGGCTACTTCGGTGCGGACAGCCTGATCACCGTGCTTCTGACGACCGGATTCGGGGTGAGCCTCGGGCAGGCCGCGATCGTCCTGAGCGCCGCGCCGCTGGGCTGGGCGGTGACCAGCCTGGTGGCCACCAGGTTCACCTCGGCGCTCTTTCCCTTCGTGGGCTTGAGTCTCACCGCTCTCGGCACCGCCGTCCTCGCTCTCGGCGGGTCGTTCACCCTGGCTCTCGTCGCCTGGACCGTCGCCGGAATCGGCGTCGGACTCGCTTATCCCGGCCTGTACATCAGAGCCACGACCGCGGATTCAAGCGGCTTCACCGCCGCCGAACTGGCGACCGCCGTCATCACCGCCGAATGCGTCGGGCAGCTGCTGGGCCGCGCCGTCGGCGGCGCCTTGAGCACGTCTGTCACCGGCTTGTTCGCTTCGTATTCGTTGTTCGCTATGGCTCTGGCCGCTGCCGCGATCGCCGCGAGAAGATCCAGGTGA